In Moorella sp. Hama-1, a single genomic region encodes these proteins:
- the gnd gene encoding phosphogluconate dehydrogenase (NAD(+)-dependent, decarboxylating): MQIGLIGLGRMGLNLALNMMEHGHEVVGNARTRVTVDKAVTQGVKGAYSLEELVGKLTVPRLVWLMIPAGKAVDDVLEQLIPLLAPGDIIVDGGNSQYQDTLRRYEYLKAKGIRFADSGTSGGIEGARYGACCMVGAEDELFAYLEPLFKDITVPGGYLHTGPTGSGHYVKMVHNGIEYGMMQAIGEGMEVLAKGPFELDLREVARVWRHGSVIRGWLMDLMENALAKDNTLEGIKDIAYSSGEGLWTVEESLRLKVPAPVITAALLMRYRSEEEESFATKVVAALRHEFGGHDVAQK, translated from the coding sequence TTGCAAATAGGCTTAATCGGTCTCGGTAGAATGGGCCTCAACCTGGCCCTCAACATGATGGAACATGGACACGAAGTGGTGGGTAACGCCCGCACCCGGGTTACGGTAGATAAAGCAGTCACCCAGGGGGTCAAAGGGGCTTACAGTTTGGAGGAACTGGTCGGAAAGCTCACGGTCCCACGCCTGGTATGGCTGATGATCCCGGCAGGGAAAGCTGTTGACGATGTTTTAGAACAACTGATCCCCCTGCTGGCGCCTGGCGACATTATCGTCGACGGTGGCAATTCCCAGTACCAGGATACCCTGCGGCGTTATGAGTACCTCAAGGCTAAGGGCATCCGTTTCGCCGATTCCGGCACCAGCGGCGGCATCGAGGGGGCGCGCTACGGCGCCTGTTGTATGGTCGGTGCCGAGGATGAACTCTTCGCCTACCTGGAGCCTTTATTTAAAGACATTACTGTCCCCGGCGGCTACCTGCACACCGGCCCGACCGGCAGCGGCCATTACGTTAAAATGGTCCATAACGGCATCGAGTACGGCATGATGCAGGCCATCGGCGAGGGCATGGAAGTCCTGGCCAAAGGGCCCTTCGAGCTGGACTTGAGGGAAGTAGCCCGGGTCTGGCGCCATGGTTCGGTCATCCGTGGCTGGCTGATGGATTTGATGGAGAATGCCCTGGCCAAAGATAACACCCTGGAGGGTATCAAAGATATCGCCTATTCCTCCGGCGAGGGCCTCTGGACAGTGGAGGAATCCCTGCGCCTTAAAGTGCCGGCGCCGGTCATCACGGCCGCCCTGTTGATGCGCTATCGTTCCGAGGAGGAGGAGAGCTTCGCCACCAAGGTGGTGGCCGCCCTGCGCCACGAATTCGGCGGCCACGATGTAGCCCAGAAATAG
- a CDS encoding methylglyoxal synthase — translation MHIALIAHDRKKDDLVNFVDEHKKLFAGHRLIATGTTGKRIMERTGLKVHRLMSGPLGGDQQMGSLVAKGRLDLVIFLRDPLTPQPHEPDINALLRICDVHNVPAATNLATASIFLQYLKTRLS, via the coding sequence ATGCACATTGCCCTCATTGCCCATGATCGTAAAAAAGACGACCTGGTGAATTTCGTTGATGAACATAAGAAGCTCTTCGCCGGCCACCGTTTAATCGCCACCGGTACCACCGGAAAGAGGATAATGGAGCGTACAGGGCTCAAGGTCCACCGTTTAATGTCCGGTCCCCTGGGCGGTGACCAGCAGATGGGTTCCCTGGTGGCTAAGGGCCGGCTGGACCTGGTCATTTTCCTGCGCGATCCCTTGACCCCCCAGCCCCACGAGCCGGACATCAACGCCCTCTTACGCATCTGTGACGTGCATAATGTCCCGGCGGCCACCAACCTGGCCACCGCATCTATTTTCCTGCAATACTTGAAGACTAGACTTTCTTAA
- the larA gene encoding nickel-dependent lactate racemase, whose translation MLTTTTCPLYYGKARISVEVPTANLIGIIDPREAKIQEDEFTILRQALQNPIALPPLKELAQPGQKVAIVVDDNTRPTPTWKMLPLILAELETAGVQKEDITIVFANGSHRLQTREEQARLVGEEVMANYRVTDHNPHDKSTLTYLGQTSRGTPVHINHYVAEADLRILTGLIKPHCEAGYSGGGKAILPGVSSIETIISDHNYEANANPNAVFGVIDGNPIRSDIEDAAHLVEPCFILNVILDKEKRIVDAVAGEMIKAHRVGTQKLDRLVRVAVPEVADIVIAGCSYPTSVSLYQAANAALACTRLVHPIVKKGGIIILAAPCPEGVGGGPLYQLMSEAATPQEVVDKIAQPGFFLHDQWAAQLWATSLIHSDVYLVAEGITPEQARNMKAALYTSVEAALKAALTAKGRQARILVLPDAPYTIPELTV comes from the coding sequence ATGCTCACAACTACCACCTGCCCGCTCTATTACGGTAAAGCGAGAATTTCGGTAGAAGTACCGACGGCGAACCTCATCGGCATCATCGACCCCCGGGAAGCCAAAATCCAGGAAGACGAGTTCACCATTTTACGGCAGGCCTTGCAAAACCCCATCGCCCTGCCGCCCCTAAAGGAACTGGCTCAGCCTGGCCAGAAGGTGGCCATTGTCGTCGACGACAACACCCGGCCCACCCCCACCTGGAAGATGCTACCCTTAATCCTTGCCGAGTTAGAAACCGCCGGGGTTCAGAAAGAGGATATCACCATCGTCTTCGCCAACGGCTCCCACCGCTTGCAGACCCGGGAGGAACAGGCGCGGCTGGTGGGGGAGGAGGTTATGGCCAACTACCGGGTCACCGACCACAACCCCCACGACAAATCGACCCTGACCTATTTAGGCCAAACCTCCCGAGGCACCCCGGTGCACATCAACCACTACGTGGCAGAGGCCGATTTACGGATCCTGACCGGTTTAATCAAACCCCACTGCGAGGCCGGTTACAGCGGCGGCGGCAAGGCCATCCTCCCTGGGGTCAGCAGCATCGAGACCATAATCTCCGATCACAACTACGAAGCCAACGCCAACCCAAACGCCGTCTTCGGCGTCATTGACGGCAACCCCATCCGCAGCGACATCGAAGACGCGGCCCATTTAGTCGAACCCTGCTTTATCTTAAACGTCATCCTGGATAAAGAGAAACGCATCGTCGACGCCGTGGCCGGGGAGATGATTAAAGCCCACCGGGTTGGCACCCAAAAGCTCGACCGGCTGGTCCGGGTAGCGGTGCCGGAGGTGGCCGACATCGTTATCGCCGGTTGCAGTTACCCTACCAGCGTCAGCCTCTACCAGGCCGCCAACGCCGCCCTGGCCTGCACCCGGCTGGTCCACCCCATCGTGAAAAAAGGCGGGATCATCATCCTGGCCGCCCCCTGCCCCGAGGGTGTCGGTGGCGGTCCCCTCTACCAGCTGATGAGCGAGGCTGCCACGCCCCAGGAAGTAGTAGATAAAATTGCCCAACCTGGCTTCTTCCTCCACGATCAGTGGGCGGCCCAGCTGTGGGCTACTTCCCTGATCCACAGTGACGTTTACCTGGTGGCGGAGGGGATTACCCCGGAACAGGCCCGGAATATGAAGGCTGCCCTCTACACCTCGGTAGAAGCAGCTTTAAAGGCGGCCCTGACGGCCAAAGGCCGGCAGGCCCGCATCCTGGTGCTGCCCGACGCGCCCTATACCATACCGGAACTGACTGTTTAA
- a CDS encoding Sec-independent protein translocase subunit TatA/TatB yields the protein MFGLGAPELILILVLALIIFGPGKLPEVGRALGKGIKEFKNATNSVTDEIKEAAKIDDGSNADVNKEKATKQVS from the coding sequence ATGTTTGGTTTAGGCGCTCCTGAGTTAATTCTGATTTTAGTTCTGGCCTTGATTATCTTTGGCCCCGGCAAGTTGCCGGAAGTGGGCCGGGCCCTGGGCAAGGGCATCAAAGAGTTTAAGAATGCCACCAATTCCGTTACGGATGAGATTAAAGAAGCCGCTAAAATCGATGATGGCAGCAATGCTGATGTTAATAAAGAGAAAGCTACGAAACAGGTCAGTTAA
- the speD gene encoding adenosylmethionine decarboxylase, giving the protein MRALGRHVLAEVYGCSFEVLNDIKKVEEIMVKAALEAGAEIREVCFHKFSPQGVSGVVVISESHLAIHTWPELGYAAVDVFTCGERVNPWDACRYLTEQFRAGEVHATEIERGVMEPPRAAAVNL; this is encoded by the coding sequence TTGCGCGCATTGGGCCGTCATGTTTTAGCTGAGGTTTATGGGTGCAGCTTCGAAGTCCTGAACGATATTAAAAAAGTCGAGGAAATCATGGTCAAAGCTGCTCTAGAAGCAGGGGCCGAAATCCGCGAAGTCTGCTTCCATAAATTCAGCCCTCAGGGTGTCAGCGGCGTGGTGGTCATCTCCGAATCGCACCTGGCAATCCATACGTGGCCGGAGTTAGGGTATGCTGCCGTAGATGTTTTTACCTGCGGGGAAAGGGTTAATCCGTGGGATGCCTGCCGGTACTTAACCGAGCAGTTCCGGGCCGGCGAAGTCCACGCCACCGAGATTGAACGGGGCGTCATGGAACCTCCTCGGGCGGCAGCGGTAAATCTGTAG
- the ubiE gene encoding bifunctional demethylmenaquinone methyltransferase/2-methoxy-6-polyprenyl-1,4-benzoquinol methylase UbiE: protein MTKEDYVRGIFNTIAPRYDLLNTLLSFNCDRGWRRFTVARTGLGPGDQALDVCCGTGMLSLELARKVAPGGRVVGLDFSPAMLQVARQRLADSHYDRSVELVEGNALELPFADNTFDCATIAFGLRNLPDVKRGLAEMQRVVRPGGRVVSLELAKPSWPFFKQVYYFYFDYLVPLLGRLGIGRDGPYSYLPRSLKGYPHQEEILQYFKDLGLVEARYYELTGGIVAVHVGIKAG from the coding sequence ATGACCAAAGAAGATTATGTGCGCGGGATATTCAATACCATTGCCCCCCGCTATGACCTGTTAAATACCCTCCTTAGCTTTAACTGCGACCGGGGCTGGCGACGTTTCACCGTCGCCAGGACAGGCCTGGGCCCGGGTGACCAGGCCCTGGATGTCTGCTGCGGTACGGGCATGCTCTCCCTGGAATTAGCCCGGAAAGTCGCTCCGGGTGGGCGGGTAGTAGGACTGGATTTTTCCCCGGCCATGCTGCAGGTGGCCAGACAGCGCCTGGCGGACAGTCACTACGACCGGTCCGTAGAACTGGTGGAGGGTAATGCCCTGGAACTGCCCTTTGCCGATAATACCTTCGACTGTGCCACCATCGCCTTTGGCTTACGCAACCTGCCGGACGTTAAGCGCGGCCTGGCGGAGATGCAGCGGGTGGTCCGCCCTGGAGGTAGAGTGGTTTCCCTGGAACTGGCTAAACCCTCCTGGCCCTTTTTCAAACAGGTTTACTACTTTTATTTCGACTACCTGGTACCCCTCCTGGGCCGCCTGGGTATCGGCCGGGACGGGCCTTACAGTTATTTACCGCGTTCCCTCAAGGGTTATCCTCACCAGGAAGAGATACTGCAGTATTTTAAAGACCTGGGCCTGGTTGAGGCCCGTTATTATGAACTGACAGGGGGTATCGTCGCCGTCCACGTGGGCATTAAAGCGGGGTAA
- the hydF gene encoding [FeFe] hydrogenase H-cluster maturation GTPase HydF, protein MDTTPRGNRLHIAIFGRRNAGKSSLINALTNQDLAVVSSVPGTTTDPVLKSMEILPLGPVVLIDTAGIDDVGELGALRIKKTLEVMRRTDLAVLVLDPAAGVGPYERELLQRLREEKLPIVIILNKIDQGGRELLAGLEKTLGQRVLPVSALTRQGIEELKGELIKAAPNDFEEPYIVADLVGPGEMAVLVVPIDLAAPKGRLILPQVQTLRDLLDHDAMGLVVKERELKLALEKIPPPKIVITDSQAFLKVAADTPPGVLMTSFSILFARYKGDLVELVRGARAVKNLQPGDRVLIAEACTHHRQADDIGKVQIPRWLRQYVGGDLQFSWYSGSGFPEDVASYKVIIHCGGCMINRREMLYRIQLAKEAGVPIVNYGVLLAFVHGVLERALEPFPLARMEWLEEE, encoded by the coding sequence ATGGACACCACGCCGCGGGGCAACCGCCTGCACATCGCCATCTTTGGCCGTCGCAATGCCGGTAAATCCAGCCTGATCAACGCCCTGACCAACCAGGATCTGGCCGTAGTCTCCAGCGTACCCGGGACGACTACCGATCCGGTCCTGAAGTCCATGGAGATCCTGCCCCTGGGGCCGGTGGTCCTCATTGATACGGCCGGAATTGATGACGTGGGTGAGCTGGGCGCCTTGAGGATCAAAAAAACCCTGGAGGTCATGCGCCGTACCGACCTGGCCGTCCTGGTCCTGGACCCGGCCGCCGGGGTGGGACCCTACGAACGGGAACTGTTGCAGCGGTTAAGGGAAGAGAAACTCCCGATAGTAATCATTTTGAATAAAATCGATCAGGGGGGACGGGAGCTCCTGGCCGGCCTGGAGAAGACTCTGGGACAGCGGGTCCTGCCCGTCAGCGCCCTCACCCGCCAGGGTATAGAGGAATTAAAGGGCGAGTTGATTAAGGCGGCCCCTAACGACTTTGAAGAGCCCTACATTGTCGCCGACCTGGTCGGCCCGGGGGAAATGGCCGTCCTGGTGGTGCCCATCGACCTGGCGGCGCCCAAGGGTCGCCTGATCCTGCCCCAGGTCCAGACCCTGCGAGACCTCCTGGATCACGACGCTATGGGCCTGGTAGTCAAAGAGCGAGAGCTGAAGCTCGCCCTGGAAAAAATCCCACCCCCGAAGATCGTGATTACCGATTCCCAGGCTTTTTTGAAAGTAGCTGCCGATACGCCCCCCGGCGTGCTCATGACTTCCTTTTCTATTCTCTTTGCCCGCTATAAAGGTGACCTGGTGGAACTGGTGCGGGGCGCGAGGGCCGTTAAAAACCTGCAACCGGGGGATAGGGTGCTGATTGCCGAGGCCTGTACCCACCACCGCCAAGCTGATGACATCGGCAAAGTGCAAATCCCCCGCTGGCTGCGCCAGTATGTCGGCGGCGATTTGCAATTCAGCTGGTACTCCGGCAGCGGCTTTCCGGAAGACGTGGCCAGCTATAAGGTCATTATCCACTGCGGCGGCTGCATGATCAACCGGCGGGAGATGCTCTACCGCATCCAGCTGGCGAAAGAAGCCGGGGTTCCCATTGTCAACTACGGCGTCCTTCTGGCCTTCGTCCACGGCGTCCTGGAACGGGCCCTGGAACCCTTCCCCCTGGCCCGGATGGAGTGGCTGGAGGAAGAATGA
- the tatC gene encoding twin-arginine translocase subunit TatC — MDDKSMTLTEHLEALRRVLLVSIIALTIATIAVYFGFREQLLALILRPMNELGIKPVFITPWEAFFTTIKICIVAAVFLALPVILWEVWGFVLPALHSHERRLVFMLMPASIVLFFGGIVFGYLVVFPAAIRFLLVTASEGFTPFITISKYFSFLSLFVLPFGAVFQLPLVMILLTYLGLVTPRFLAKNRKYAILIIFIVAAIVTPTPDMVSQTLMALPMVVLYEASIWLSYLVRRKKDAKAREEGI; from the coding sequence ATGGACGATAAATCCATGACCCTGACAGAACACCTGGAAGCCTTACGCCGGGTGCTGCTGGTTTCGATTATTGCCCTGACCATAGCCACTATCGCCGTCTATTTCGGTTTCCGGGAGCAGTTACTGGCTTTAATCCTGCGGCCCATGAACGAACTGGGGATCAAGCCAGTCTTTATAACCCCCTGGGAAGCCTTCTTTACGACTATCAAGATCTGTATCGTTGCCGCCGTCTTTCTGGCCCTGCCGGTTATCCTCTGGGAAGTCTGGGGGTTCGTCCTGCCGGCCCTGCATAGCCACGAAAGGCGCCTGGTATTTATGCTCATGCCGGCCTCGATAGTATTATTTTTCGGCGGGATAGTCTTTGGTTACCTGGTGGTTTTCCCGGCGGCCATCCGTTTCCTGCTGGTTACGGCCAGCGAGGGCTTTACACCCTTTATCACCATTTCCAAATACTTTAGTTTCTTAAGCCTGTTTGTACTGCCCTTTGGGGCCGTCTTTCAGCTGCCCCTGGTGATGATCCTCTTGACCTATCTAGGTCTGGTCACCCCCAGGTTCCTGGCTAAAAACCGTAAGTACGCCATTCTCATTATCTTTATTGTGGCGGCCATTGTGACGCCGACGCCGGATATGGTTTCCCAGACCTTAATGGCTTTGCCTATGGTGGTGCTTTATGAAGCCAGCATCTGGCTGTCCTATCTAGTACGGCGCAAGAAGGATGCAAAGGCCAGGGAAGAAGGTATTTAA
- a CDS encoding DUF6951 family protein, which translates to MARVTVEAGICGFKTEILAEAPDMFSCNLTINTTCPNIQKIAANLDTVNPLDEISFKGNSRLRELFFQHCPHAACPVLPGMVKAVEVAASLALPQDAHIYVEK; encoded by the coding sequence ATGGCCAGAGTAACAGTCGAAGCTGGTATCTGTGGTTTCAAAACCGAAATCCTGGCCGAAGCCCCGGATATGTTTTCCTGCAATCTTACCATCAATACCACCTGTCCTAACATCCAGAAGATAGCTGCCAACCTGGATACCGTAAATCCCCTGGACGAGATTAGCTTTAAAGGCAACAGCCGCCTGCGGGAACTATTTTTCCAGCACTGTCCCCACGCCGCCTGCCCGGTGCTACCGGGTATGGTCAAGGCCGTAGAAGTGGCCGCCAGCCTTGCCCTGCCCCAGGACGCCCATATCTACGTGGAAAAATAA
- a CDS encoding YkgJ family cysteine cluster protein, whose translation MTQIPGKNPVQVRSWRVNDKYGYDLRILSPGATVADYITAIEGLEPVRLYRPYNPEGSCLGCDHCCGGRLPLTMIDLFELQQGLKELTGRALPLPEVLKSYCQIEVAGRVVDITLRTDAEGYCLLLDPQQRRCRIYSHRPLICRTYFCAPLTWPARLLRERIVNVGEDELVRYWLAQQGELPPSIRPSDWPPTPFAGGRSYKDITLKALCPAGLWQGLCKQL comes from the coding sequence TTGACGCAAATTCCTGGTAAAAACCCCGTCCAGGTTCGTTCCTGGCGTGTTAATGATAAATATGGTTATGATCTCCGCATTTTAAGTCCCGGGGCTACCGTAGCCGATTATATTACTGCTATCGAAGGCCTGGAGCCAGTACGCCTTTACCGGCCCTACAACCCGGAGGGCAGTTGCCTCGGTTGCGACCACTGCTGCGGCGGCCGCCTGCCCCTGACTATGATTGATCTCTTCGAATTGCAGCAAGGTTTAAAGGAACTCACTGGCCGGGCTCTCCCTTTACCTGAAGTCCTAAAAAGTTACTGCCAGATAGAAGTGGCGGGCCGGGTGGTGGACATTACCCTGCGTACTGATGCCGAGGGTTACTGCCTCCTGCTGGACCCCCAACAGCGCCGCTGCCGTATCTACAGCCACCGGCCCCTGATCTGTCGTACCTATTTCTGCGCTCCGCTCACCTGGCCGGCCCGGCTGCTGCGGGAGAGGATCGTCAATGTAGGCGAGGACGAGTTGGTGCGCTACTGGTTGGCGCAGCAGGGAGAGTTGCCACCGAGTATTCGCCCCTCTGACTGGCCGCCGACCCCCTTTGCCGGCGGCCGCAGTTATAAAGATATTACCCTGAAAGCCCTCTGCCCGGCGGGACTCTGGCAAGGGCTCTGCAAACAGCTATAG
- a CDS encoding type II toxin-antitoxin system Phd/YefM family antitoxin: MNIKEDIRPISYIKANAAEILAQVNETRRPVYVTQNGEAKAVLLDAKSYEKMKKAIGLLKLLAQGERDIVAGKVLAQEDFFKAMDRGLDDVGL; this comes from the coding sequence ATGAATATCAAAGAAGATATTAGGCCGATTTCCTATATTAAGGCCAATGCAGCTGAAATTCTGGCCCAAGTAAACGAGACGCGTCGACCTGTATATGTTACGCAAAACGGAGAGGCTAAGGCGGTTTTGTTAGATGCTAAATCCTACGAGAAAATGAAGAAAGCTATCGGTTTGCTAAAACTACTGGCCCAGGGCGAACGTGATATAGTCGCGGGAAAAGTTTTAGCGCAGGAAGACTTTTTTAAGGCTATGGATCGTGGCCTTGATGATGTGGGATTATGA
- a CDS encoding type II toxin-antitoxin system RelE/ParE family toxin, whose translation MTTGTYQVFWTQTAQQDLKRIIEYIVADSEIQARRIYLAIKQQADNLRQFPFQGRIVPELRYYHILTYRELISPPWRIIYKTEENKVWVLAVIDGRRNMEDILLDRFI comes from the coding sequence ATGACAACAGGGACTTATCAAGTTTTCTGGACACAAACTGCTCAGCAAGATTTAAAAAGGATAATTGAATACATCGTGGCTGACAGTGAAATTCAAGCCAGAAGAATTTATCTTGCCATTAAACAACAAGCGGATAACCTACGGCAATTCCCTTTTCAAGGAAGAATTGTTCCTGAATTAAGATATTATCATATTTTAACCTACCGGGAATTAATTAGCCCACCTTGGCGGATCATTTATAAGACTGAAGAAAATAAAGTATGGGTGCTCGCAGTAATCGATGGCAGACGGAATATGGAGGACATACTACTTGATAGGTTCATTTAG
- a CDS encoding ABC transporter ATP-binding protein, with protein sequence MAKVILEHVTKKFDQVTAVADFNLEIQHNEFIVFVGPSGCGKSTTLRMIAGLEQQSAGNIYIGNQLVNDRPPRERNIAMVFQNYALYPHMNVYENMAFGLKLHHVPRKEIERRVQEAAAILGISQLLKRKPKELSGGQRQRVALGRAIVREPDVFLMDEPLSNLDAKLRVQMRTEIAKLHRRLATTMIYVTHDQTEAMTMADRIVVMKDGVIQQIADPQTLYDQPVNRFVAGFIGTPPMNFLTCQLQKQPEGWHLASHNIDVLVPDAWLAKIQQYEGREVTLGIRPENIHKGDPARDKVVATAEVIEPLGSETYLYLKAGEQNLIARVSPDTRPAAGSEVILYLDMQKAHLFDQESGLTIV encoded by the coding sequence ATGGCCAAGGTAATCCTCGAGCACGTTACCAAAAAGTTCGACCAGGTCACGGCCGTCGCCGATTTCAACCTGGAGATCCAGCATAACGAATTCATCGTCTTTGTCGGCCCCTCCGGGTGCGGTAAATCCACCACCTTACGGATGATCGCCGGGCTGGAACAGCAGAGTGCCGGCAACATCTATATCGGCAACCAACTGGTCAACGACAGACCACCCCGGGAGCGCAACATTGCCATGGTCTTCCAGAACTACGCCCTCTACCCCCACATGAACGTCTACGAGAACATGGCCTTCGGCCTCAAACTCCACCACGTACCCAGGAAGGAAATCGAGCGGCGAGTGCAGGAAGCAGCGGCGATCCTGGGGATCAGCCAGCTCCTCAAACGCAAACCCAAAGAACTCTCCGGCGGCCAGCGCCAGCGAGTGGCTCTGGGCCGGGCTATTGTCCGGGAACCTGACGTCTTCCTTATGGACGAACCCCTGTCCAACCTGGACGCCAAACTAAGGGTGCAGATGCGCACCGAGATCGCCAAACTCCACCGCCGCCTGGCCACCACCATGATCTACGTCACCCACGACCAGACCGAAGCCATGACCATGGCCGACCGCATCGTCGTCATGAAGGACGGGGTCATCCAGCAAATAGCCGATCCCCAGACCCTTTATGATCAACCAGTCAACCGGTTTGTCGCCGGCTTTATCGGCACGCCGCCCATGAACTTCTTAACCTGTCAGCTGCAGAAGCAACCGGAAGGCTGGCACCTGGCCAGTCACAATATCGACGTCCTCGTACCCGACGCCTGGCTGGCCAAGATCCAGCAGTACGAAGGCCGGGAGGTAACCCTGGGGATCCGGCCGGAGAACATCCATAAAGGCGACCCGGCCCGGGATAAGGTAGTAGCCACGGCGGAAGTCATTGAACCCCTGGGTTCCGAGACCTACCTCTACCTTAAAGCCGGGGAGCAAAACCTGATTGCCCGGGTCAGCCCTGACACCCGCCCGGCGGCAGGAAGTGAGGTCATCTTGTACCTCGACATGCAGAAAGCCCACCTCTTTGACCAGGAGAGCGGCCTAACTATTGTGTGA